The following are from one region of the Mauremys mutica isolate MM-2020 ecotype Southern chromosome 22, ASM2049712v1, whole genome shotgun sequence genome:
- the NXPE1 gene encoding LOW QUALITY PROTEIN: NXPE family member 1 (The sequence of the model RefSeq protein was modified relative to this genomic sequence to represent the inferred CDS: inserted 4 bases in 4 codons; deleted 1 base in 1 codon; substituted 5 bases at 5 genomic stop codons) gives MAVVLNHITTYCSGNLLTIXLNLYDCLGKRKKYGADLLXARIYFFKLQARVSEHIDDYNNXVNFTXFWEGRVAVSLLLIHSQXRTISVLQRAWMKGYEKNTFRGPIASGTLAVHTECGLNLTTKAELCQWLDQRDPETFSCIKPHNGPCEAFTYLKTITECPFIKAEKLFVNLKASNWATQNISHMGDFLSRFASSAQEAATDDCLEHCTHPPPFHVCSLKVFEHDWNGWFKTHVAMDKERKIEIQXEIRGHPFVCLSHSFSXKDDITTHEINRLVGQKDMAIKLGLHFSSCPIDAFIRRVIDVHKAIPRLLLRXPDPKVIIKAENTKEMHIDVEQFSDIHEYVQYMAMADIFQQLKVGIIDAWSMTIAYATXIHPPDHVVGNQINVF, from the exons ATGGCTGTTGTATTAAACCACATCACCACCTACTGCAGTGGAAACCTCTTAACTA GACTTAATCTGTATGATTGCTTAGGCAAAAGGAAGAAATATGGAGCAGATTTGTTGTGAGCAAGAATATATTTCTTTAAACTCCAGGCCAGAGTGTCTGAACACATTGACGATTATAACA TGGTTAATTTCACTTGATTTTGGGAGGGCAGAGTTGCAGTTTCCCTCTTGCTCATCCACTCCCAGTAAAGGACAATTTCTGTCCTGCAGAGAGCATGGATGAAAGGGTATGAAAAAAATACCTTTCGTGGTCCT ATTGCCAGTGGAACATTGGCTGTTCACACTGAATGTGGTCTTAATCTAACTACAAAGGCTGAATTATGTCAATGGCTAGACCAAAGAGATCCAGAGACATTCTCCTGTATTAAACCTCACAATGGGCCTTGTGAGGCTTTTACCTACCTGAAGACA ATCACAGAATGTCCCTTCATCAAGGCTGAGAAACTATTTGTGAACCTTAAAGCCAGTAACTGGGCCACA CAGAACATCAGTCATATGGGAGATTTCCTTTCCAGATTTGCCTCGTCAGCTCAGGAAGCAGCTACGGACGACTGCCTTGAACACTGCACACACCCGCCTCCTTTTCATGTGTG CTCTCTGAAGGTCTTTGAGCACGACTGGAATGGATGGTTCAAGACCCATGTGGCAATGGATAAGGAGAGGAAGATTGAAATTCAGTGAGAGATTCGTGGGCACCCCTTTGTGTGTCTTTCTCATTCTTTTTCATAAAAAGATGACATCACCACACATGAAATCAACAGGTTAGTGGGACAGAAAGACATGGCCATAAAGCTGGGCCTGCACTTTAGCTCCTGCCCTATTGATGCTTTCATCAGGAGGGTGATCGATGTTCACAAAGCCATCCCACGCCTTCTACTTA TCCCTGACCCAAAAGTAATCATCAAAGCAGAAAACACCAAGGAGATGCATATAGACGTGGAGCAATTCAGTGACATTCATGAATATGTCCAATATATGGCAATGGCAGACATTTTTCAGCAG CTGAAGGTGGGTATCATTGATGCCTGGTCTATGACTATAGCATATGCCA AAATTCACCCACCAGATCATGTGGTTGGGAACCAAATCAATGTGTTTTAA
- the REXO2 gene encoding oligoribonuclease, mitochondrial, with translation MRAWLLGSAGRRLLAALGAGVPDGAAMAGGSMGQRMVWVDLEMTGLDIEKDQIIEMACLITDSDLNILAEGPNLIINQPDELLDGMSEWCKEHHGKSGLTKAVKESTISLQQAEYEFLSFVRQQTPPGLCPLAGNSVHADKKFLDKYMPQFMRHLHYRIIDVSTVKELCRRWYPEEFEFAPKKVASHRALDDIRESIKELQFYRNSIFKRKTDEKKRKLIENGESDKTVS, from the exons ATGCGTGCCTGGTTGCTGGGCTCAGCCGGGCGCCGGCTGCTGGCGGCACTGGGAGCCGGGGTCCCGGACGGAGCGGCCATGGCGGGGGGCAGCATGGGGCAGAGGATGGTCTGGGTGGATCTGGAG ATGACCGGACTGGACATAGAGAAGGACCAGATCATTGAGATGGCTTGTCTCATAACTGATTCTGATTTAAACATTTTGGCTGAG GGTCCCAACCTGATTATAAACCAGCCAGATGAGTTGCTGGATGGCATGTCAGAATGGTGTAAAGAGCATCATGGGAAG TCTGGCCTTACTAAGGCAGTGAAAGAAAGTACAATTTCATTGCAGCAAGCAGAGTATGAATTTCTGTCCTTTGTACGACAGCAAACACCCCCCGGCCTCTGTCCTCTTGCAG GAAACTCTGTTCATGCAGATAAGAAGTTTCTTGACAAATATATGCCTCAGTTCATGAGGCACCTTCATTACAGGATAATTGATGTGAGCACTGTCAAAGAACTTTGCAG GCGCTGGTATCCAGAAGAATTTGAATTTGCACCAAAGAAGGTGGCTTCTCATAG AGCACTCGATGACATCAGGGAAAGCATCAAAGAACTTCAGTTCTACAGAAATAGCATCTTCAAGAGGAAAAcagatgaaaagaaaagaaaattaatagAAAATGGAGAAAGTGATAAAACTGTGAGCTGA